TCTCTTTGTATTTACCCTTGTTTTGACAATACTTTATCCTTTCAAAAGTTTGGCTACAGACGTATTACAAAATATTAAAGAAACAGGAGTTGTAAAAATAGGTATCAGAAAAGATTCAGTTCTTTTTGGATATGAAAGAGATGGAAATTGGGGCGGTTATTGTATTAGTTTTGCTAGTGAACTTGCCAAGTATCTTAGCCAAAAAACAAATAGATATATTGAAGCTAGAGCCGTTGTGTCAACCATCCAAACTCGTGAGGCGATGGTTAAAAATGGTACGGTTCATTTAGAATGTGGCCCTAATACCATTAGCCGTCAGAAAGAAGTAGAGTATAACATTTCATATTCAGACCCTTTTTTCATTAGCGGAACTCAATTAATCGTTAGAGCCAATAACAAAAACACAAATCTAACAAATAAAACTATCGGTGTACTTCAGGGAACAACAAATCTTCGTCCAATTACCCAAGTTTTTCCTCAAGCTGAAATTCGAATGTTTCCACAAAGAGGTCAGGGAGTCCGTGCTGTTAGAAATGGTGATATTTCTGCATTTGCAGGAGACACAATTTTGTTAATTGGAGAAGCTATAGTTCTTCAAGGATGGAATTCTAATGATTTTGCATTAGTACCCAATCAACCTTTATCTTGCGATGCTTATGGAATGATACTTCCTGCTAATGATCCTCAGTGGGAAAACGTGGTTAATTCATTCCTTGAAAGTCGCCAAGAAAAACAAGCTTGGGACTTGTGGTTTAAAGATCTGATTCCCTATTTAAAAAGCATGATTGACTACTGCAAATAAATGTTTATCATACAAATTAATAATTTGGATTAGGTATCATGAGTAATAGCTTAAATGTAGGCTTAATAGTAACTGCAACCATCACTATAATTACAATATCTGCTACTACTTTCAAGGAAGAAATTAAGCAATGTTTAGGGATACAGGCAGGCTGTTGCCCTATTAAACAAGAAATTACCTATCCAGATGGTAGTCTCTACAAAGGCGAAATATTAAACTGTAAACCTAACGG
The sequence above is a segment of the Planktothrix tepida PCC 9214 genome. Coding sequences within it:
- a CDS encoding transporter substrate-binding domain-containing protein: MKVKFKLYLFVFTLVLTILYPFKSLATDVLQNIKETGVVKIGIRKDSVLFGYERDGNWGGYCISFASELAKYLSQKTNRYIEARAVVSTIQTREAMVKNGTVHLECGPNTISRQKEVEYNISYSDPFFISGTQLIVRANNKNTNLTNKTIGVLQGTTNLRPITQVFPQAEIRMFPQRGQGVRAVRNGDISAFAGDTILLIGEAIVLQGWNSNDFALVPNQPLSCDAYGMILPANDPQWENVVNSFLESRQEKQAWDLWFKDLIPYLKSMIDYCK